Genomic DNA from Peribacillus simplex:
GAAGTAACTGACGTAAGATTACGCCGTGTGAATACGGATGGTCGTATGAGAGCTATCGCATCAATTACACTGGATAATGAATTTGTGGTTCATGATATTCGTGTGATCGACGGAAATAATGGTTTATTTGTAGCAATGCCAAGTAAACGAACTCCAGATGGAGAATTCCGGGATATCGCTCATCCAATCAATTCCTCGACACGCGGGAAAATTCAAGAAGCTGTCTTGACAGAATATCACCGATTGGGAGAACTTGAAACTGAATTAGAGGAAGCTGGAGCAGGTGCTTCTTAAAATAACCTTACTTTTAAACTTTAAATTTATAATTCGTGCATCTAGAGCCTACTTCATAAGTAGTGCTCTTTTTTATTTATTCATAAACGGATAAGTATAGGACCTATTCGCTCATCATGCAGAAATTTGCTTTAATTATCTAAATTGTAAAATTAAGGTGATATATTCAAAATTTAAGTACCCATCCTTTTTATTTTTTAAACCTTTTTGTTCATCCTGAAATTGAAATTCCTGTAAGCGGGATTTGAGGATATCACTTACTCTATCATCTGATGAGCTGAAGATGAATTGAATCGGTAACCTGATTTTGGAATGGAAGTTAATAAAGGGTGCAGTACTTCCAGATGGCTTGTACATAGGTCTAGCGTGATCATGGCAATGTTTTGGGATAATGGGGCTTGCTGGTGTTATAAAGGGGAGGAGACATGGTTTCTGTATTATGCCGTTAATGAAAATGACATCGACCATGATTTAAAATAATGCTAAAAGGTCCATTAATAACTTAAGTAAGGCTGTCGGAAATCGAACTTTTTTAACCTGATTGGTTGACAATTATATGTACTTTTAATTGTTACCTTGAAAAGAATCACTATTTGAGATAATATTTTTAGTGGATAAAAAGGTGAAAATGGAGGCCTGTTATGAGTAATCGCTATGCAATAATATTGGCCGCTGGGCAAGGTACTAGGATGAAATCTAAGCTTTATAAGGTTTTGCACCCTGTTTGCGGGAAACCAATGGTACAACATGTTATCGATCAAGTCAATCAACTTCAAATAGAAGATATTGTTACAGTCATCGGCCATGGAGCTGAAAAAGTACAAGAACAACTTGGTGATTCATGCAAGTATGCCTTACAAGAACAGCAATTAGGTACGGCACATGCTGTAATGCAAGCGGAAAGCGCTTTATCCGTAAAAAGTGGAACGACCCTTGTTATTTGCGGTGATACGCCCCTGATTAAAGCGGAAACGATGAAAGAGCTTATATCATTACATGAGCAAAGTCAGGCGAAAGCAACAATCTTAACAGCATATGCAGATAACCCTGCTGGTTATGGAAGGGTCCTTCGCGGTGAAGGCGGTCTTGTAGAAAAAATCGTCGAGCATAAGGATGCCACTGATGAAGAAAGATATGTTAAGGAAATAAATACCGGTACATATTGCTTCGATAACCAAGCATTATTCAGCGCGCTGAAAAAAGTTTCAAATGAAAATGTCCAGGGAGAATATTACTTACCGGATGTGATTGAAATCTTAAAAGAGGAAGGCGAAGTGGTGACGGCCTTCCAATCCAGTGATTTCGAGGAGACATTGGGTGTAAATGACCGAGTGGCTTTATCGCAGGCGGAGCTAATTTTACGGAAACGCATCAATGAAACGCATATGAGGAACGGTGTAACGATCATCGATCCGCTTACTACGTTCATTGAAGCTGATGTGCAAATCGGACAGGATACAGTCATTAACCCTGGGTCATTCATTAAAGGAAAAAGTATTATCGGGCAGGATTGCTTGATTGGCCCGAATACGGAAATCAGTAATTGTGAAATTGGTGATGGAACGGAAGTCCTCCAATCGGTTGTACACGAAAGCAGTATTGGAAGTTTTGTTAAAATCGGTCCATTCGCACATGTTAGACCTCAATCAGATATTAAGGATTCCGTTAAGATCGGTAATTTTGTCGAAATTAAAAAGACCGTTTTTGGCGAAGGAAGCAAGGCCTCTCACTTGAGTTATATTGGAGATGCAGAGGTTGGGGAGAATGTTAATATAGGCTGCGGATCTATTACCGTGAATTACGACGGGAAAAATAAATACCTGACGAAGATTGAAGACAATGTCTTCATAGGCTGCAATTCTAATCTGGTTGCACCCGTGACGGTAGGAGAAGGGGCATATGTAGCTGCTGGGTCAACCATCACTCAAGATGTACCGCAGGAAGCCCTATCCGTTGCCCGGGCTCGTCAAGTTAATAAAGAAGATTATGTCAAGAAATTGAAATTTAATAAATAACCGACGGAGGTCATCATGTCAAATCAGTATTTAGATCCTAATTTAAAAGTATTCTCTTTAAATTCAAACTTCGATTTAGCTCAGGAAATTGCTGCTGCAATCGGTGTTGAGCTTGGAAAATGTAGCGTAACAAGTTTCAGTGACGGTGAAGTTCAGATTAATATTGAAGAAAGTATTCGTGGCTGTGACGTTTACGTAATCCAATCAACAAGCCAACCAGTCAATGAAAATTTAATGGAACTTTTAATTATGATCGATGCTCTTAAACGTGCTTCAGCTAAAACGATCAATATTGTAATGCCATATTACGGTTATGCCCGACAAGATCGTAAAGCGCGTGCGCGTGAACCAATTACAGCTAAACTTGTCGCAAATCTTTTAGAAACGGCTGGTGCCCACCGTGTTATCACATTAGATCTTCACGCACCACAAATTCAAGGTTTCTTCGATATTCTGATCGATCACCTTGTTGCTGTTCCGATTTTAGCTGATTTCTTCAAAGAAAAAGATTTAAGTGATATCGTCATCGTTTCCCCAGATCATGGTGGTGTAACACGTGCCCGTAAAATGGCCGATCGCCTAAAAGCACCGATTGCCATTATCGATAAGCGCCGTCCAAGACCGAACGTGGCGGAAGTCATGAACATCATTGGTAATATTGAAGGGAAGACAGCAATACTGATTGATGACATCATCGATACTGCAGGCACTATTACACTAGCGGCCAATGCTCTTGTGGAGAATGGTGCTAAAGCAGTGTATGCTTGTTGTACACACCCAGTCCTTTCAGGCCCTGCCATCGAAAGAATTCAAAATTCAACGATCAAGGAATTGGTCGTGACTAACTCGATTGCCCTATCTGAAGATAAGAAAATCGATAAAATTACAGGACTTTCTGTAGCACCTTTGATTGCAGAGGCAATTATTCGTGTGCATGAGGAACAATCAGTCAGTACATTATTCGATTGATAACAAAATTAATCAAAACACGGCGGGCCTTCGGGCTCGCCGTATTTTTGTTTTAAATTTTCAAAAAATACTAAATTCTTAGTTGACAGATATGAATACTAATAATAAAATGGCTATACAAATTCAATTCATATTCATGGAATGAAAACCTGTACTAACGCAAGTGCATATTGGATGACGCCGATCGGACTACCGAAGGCTCCTTTTCACTTACCATTGAACATTAGGCATCTTTTTGCCCTATTGTCCTATTGGTGAGGAAAGGAGCCTTTTATTTTTATATAAATAGTTTAAGAAGGGTGTGCAGAATATGAAAAAACGAAAGATATGGCTGCTGACCATCTTCAGCATCTTCATGCTGATAGTGAGTGCATGCGGGCAGGAAAAGAACAGTTCCACAAGTGCTGATGCAAAAGAATCGGATAAGACCATCCGAATCGGTTATCAAAAATTCGGGACATTAAATATTTTAAAATCAAAGGGAGAGTTGGAGACACATTTAAAGGATGTGGGTTATACAGTCGATTGGACTGAATTCCCTGCAGGACCTCAACTGCTTGAAGCCTTGAATGTCGGCAGCATTGATTTTGGGCACACAGGGGAGGCACCGCCGATATTTGCACAGGCAGCCAATGCGCCGCTTGTCTATATTGCCAATCAGCCGGCAAACCCATCAGGAGAGGCCATAGTCGTACAAAAGGATTCACCCATTAAAAATGTGAAAGATTTAAAGGGTAAGAAGGTTGGCTTGAATAAAGGTTCCAATGTTCATTACCTATTGGTTAAAGCGTTAGAGGAAGCAGGTCTTACTCTTGATGACATTCAGCCCGTCTACTTGCCGCCGGCTGATGCGAGGGCTGCTTTTGAAGGAAACCAAATCGATGCCTGGGTAATATGGGATCCATTTTTATCAGCGGCGGAATTGGAACTTGAAACGAAAACGATTCAGGATGGAGACGGACTGGTGGCGAATCGTGAATTCTTTTTGGCAACTGATTCATTTGCCGGGAACGAAGAGGCTTTGAAAATTATCAAAGAAGAACTGATAAAAGTTGATAAATGGATTGAAGAAAACCCAAGGGATGTTGCTGAGTTTCTATCTCCGGAAATTGGAATGAGTGTGGAGGCATTGGAAAAAACATTAAATAGAAAAGAATATGGACTTGAGGAGATTTCCAATGGGGTTTTGGATGATCAACAAAAGATTGCCGATACGTTTTACAATCTTAAATTAATCCCAAGCAAGATTAATGTTCTGGATGCATCTGCAGATGTTAAAAAAAATTAAGGGGGAAATGAAAATGAAAGTTTTTTGGTTTTTACCATCACACGGGGAAAGTCGCTATTTAGGATCTACAAAGGGAGGGAGGGCAATCACGCTTCCTTATTTAAAACAAATAGCACAGGCGGTCGATCATTTGGGATTTGAAGGAGCGTTGCTTCCGACGGGACGGTCTTGTGAGGATGCATGGGTAGTGGGTTCTTCATTGATTTCCGCAACGGAAAGAATGAAATTTCTAGTTGCGGTCCGACCAGGTTTAATGTCGCCAACCTTGGCTGCCAGGATGGCCTCGAGTTTCGACCGGTTGTCGAATGGACGCCTCTTGATCAATGTAGTAACTGGAGGGGACCCGGTCGAACTGGCAGGTGATGGCGTATTTCTGAATCATAAGGAACGATATGGGCAAACAGATGAATTTCTTGATATCTGGAGAAAGGAGATGTCCGGGGACAAAGTGGACTTTGAAGGGGAGCACCTAAAGATTGAAGGCGGGGATATCCTGTTGCCGCCTGTACAAAAACCATACCCACCACTCTATTTCGGAGGTTCATCCGACCCCGCCATCGATATATCAGGAAAGCATATTGATGTGTACTTGACTTGGGGTGAGCCGCCGGTGCAAGTGGCAGAAAAAATTGAGAAGGTACGTAAAAAGGCAGAAGAATATGGACGTGAGGTTAGGTTTGGCATACGGATGCATGTCATTGTAAGGGAAACGGAAGAAGAAGCTTGGCAGGCAGCGGATGAACTAATTAAATATGTGGATGACGAAATGATTGAAAATTCGCAAAAGATTTTCGAAAGGTTTGATTCAGTGGGCCAAAAGCGGATGTCGCAACTCCATGACGGAAACAGGGATTCGCTTGAAATCAGCCCTAACCTTTGGGCAGGTGTAGGTCTAGTGCGCGGGGGCGCCGGTACGGCACTAGTGGGGAGTGCAGAAAATGTTGCTGCCAGAATGAAGGAATATGAAGAAATCGGAATA
This window encodes:
- the spoVG gene encoding septation regulator SpoVG, with translation MEVTDVRLRRVNTDGRMRAIASITLDNEFVVHDIRVIDGNNGLFVAMPSKRTPDGEFRDIAHPINSSTRGKIQEAVLTEYHRLGELETELEEAGAGAS
- the glmU gene encoding bifunctional UDP-N-acetylglucosamine diphosphorylase/glucosamine-1-phosphate N-acetyltransferase GlmU, yielding MSNRYAIILAAGQGTRMKSKLYKVLHPVCGKPMVQHVIDQVNQLQIEDIVTVIGHGAEKVQEQLGDSCKYALQEQQLGTAHAVMQAESALSVKSGTTLVICGDTPLIKAETMKELISLHEQSQAKATILTAYADNPAGYGRVLRGEGGLVEKIVEHKDATDEERYVKEINTGTYCFDNQALFSALKKVSNENVQGEYYLPDVIEILKEEGEVVTAFQSSDFEETLGVNDRVALSQAELILRKRINETHMRNGVTIIDPLTTFIEADVQIGQDTVINPGSFIKGKSIIGQDCLIGPNTEISNCEIGDGTEVLQSVVHESSIGSFVKIGPFAHVRPQSDIKDSVKIGNFVEIKKTVFGEGSKASHLSYIGDAEVGENVNIGCGSITVNYDGKNKYLTKIEDNVFIGCNSNLVAPVTVGEGAYVAAGSTITQDVPQEALSVARARQVNKEDYVKKLKFNK
- a CDS encoding ribose-phosphate diphosphokinase — protein: MSNQYLDPNLKVFSLNSNFDLAQEIAAAIGVELGKCSVTSFSDGEVQINIEESIRGCDVYVIQSTSQPVNENLMELLIMIDALKRASAKTINIVMPYYGYARQDRKARAREPITAKLVANLLETAGAHRVITLDLHAPQIQGFFDILIDHLVAVPILADFFKEKDLSDIVIVSPDHGGVTRARKMADRLKAPIAIIDKRRPRPNVAEVMNIIGNIEGKTAILIDDIIDTAGTITLAANALVENGAKAVYACCTHPVLSGPAIERIQNSTIKELVVTNSIALSEDKKIDKITGLSVAPLIAEAIIRVHEEQSVSTLFD
- a CDS encoding sulfonate ABC transporter substrate-binding protein, giving the protein MKKRKIWLLTIFSIFMLIVSACGQEKNSSTSADAKESDKTIRIGYQKFGTLNILKSKGELETHLKDVGYTVDWTEFPAGPQLLEALNVGSIDFGHTGEAPPIFAQAANAPLVYIANQPANPSGEAIVVQKDSPIKNVKDLKGKKVGLNKGSNVHYLLVKALEEAGLTLDDIQPVYLPPADARAAFEGNQIDAWVIWDPFLSAAELELETKTIQDGDGLVANREFFLATDSFAGNEEALKIIKEELIKVDKWIEENPRDVAEFLSPEIGMSVEALEKTLNRKEYGLEEISNGVLDDQQKIADTFYNLKLIPSKINVLDASADVKKN
- the ssuD gene encoding FMNH2-dependent alkanesulfonate monooxygenase produces the protein MKVFWFLPSHGESRYLGSTKGGRAITLPYLKQIAQAVDHLGFEGALLPTGRSCEDAWVVGSSLISATERMKFLVAVRPGLMSPTLAARMASSFDRLSNGRLLINVVTGGDPVELAGDGVFLNHKERYGQTDEFLDIWRKEMSGDKVDFEGEHLKIEGGDILLPPVQKPYPPLYFGGSSDPAIDISGKHIDVYLTWGEPPVQVAEKIEKVRKKAEEYGREVRFGIRMHVIVRETEEEAWQAADELIKYVDDEMIENSQKIFERFDSVGQKRMSQLHDGNRDSLEISPNLWAGVGLVRGGAGTALVGSAENVAARMKEYEEIGIESFVLSGYPHLEEAYRVAELLFPLLSVEQLESPVSKATSPFGEILANDHYPTKGRENEDAEKIKQKVQ